A genomic window from Yarrowia lipolytica chromosome 1D, complete sequence includes:
- a CDS encoding uncharacterized protein (Compare to YALI0D14498g, similar to Saccharomyces cerevisiae PNS1 (YOR161C); ancestral locus Anc_5.502, similar to uniprot|Q870V7 Neurospora crassa B14A21. 150 Related to transporter-like protein CTL), producing MNDEEKHLAAPANAYQPNMHYQQQQEKQTGYNAEYDTHQGGYNQNQNQDYYNHSQGGYQMDNMGQHGGYQGNPNDNYNNQQPPPYTPDFPPDYNYKPNPNAATFDEAFAVPKPKWNDKIGLVILALIFSGYLALSIIVIRAYAQTHSFQGWGIYSGENDYSLNTHTLILYAFVLATAMVLSLLYFIAARVWTKQFIWITYILHLLFSWGTAIYYLVVGYYSAGIVFIVFAALTTWWFWCSRKRIPFATIVLQTLIDVTRANPSVLVISAVGTVVGACFGTWFSFTIVSIYVKYDPDNRNPGCMTTGGSCSNGKLIGLILFAIFCGYYLTEVIKNVIHVTISGVYGSWYYCSKSDQGMPKHAAMSSFRRAVTYSLGSISLGSLIVSIINFIRQILSVLQQDARQSGDTLATVLLCFVQCCFGVLDWLVTYFNHYAYSYIALYGKAYVPSAKATWKLMQTRGIDAMVNDSLIGSVLSFGASFVAYAAALVAYCFLKYTDPSYNSGGGFYAPVVGLAFVIALQVSNITNVSLKSGCSTFFLALARDPEVLRVSYPQIYEEICRTYPPARDKLDI from the coding sequence ATGAACGACGAAGAAAAACACCTGGCGGCACCCGCCAACGCCTACCAACCCAACATGCACtaccagcaacagcaggaaAAACAGACAGGCTACAATGCCGAGTACGACACCCACCAGGGCGGCTACAATCAAAACCAGAACCAAGATTACTACAACCACAGCCAGGGGGGATACCAGATGGACAATATGGGCCAACACGGCGGCTACCAGGGAAACCCCAACgacaactacaacaaccAGCAGCCCCCTCCCTATACACCCGACTTCCCCCCAgactacaactacaagcCCAATCCCAACGCAGCCACGTTTGACGAGGCGTTCGCCGTGCCCAAACCAAAATGGAACGATAAGATTGGTCTGGTGATTCTGGCCCTCATCTTCTCAGGCTACCTCGCCCTCAGTATCATTGTGATCCGCGCATATGCACAGACCCACTCGTTCCAGGGCTGGGGCATCTACTCGGGCGAAAACGACTACTCACTTAACACCCACACGCTCATTCTGTACGCATTTGTGCTGGCCACCGCCATGGTGCTATCGCTGCTCTACTTCATTGCCGCGCGAGTCTGGACAAAGCAGTTCATCTGGATCACCTACATCCTGCATCTGCTTTTTTCCTGGGGCACCGCCATCTACTACCTGGTTGTGGGCTACTACTCGGCCGGCATTGTCTTCATTGTCTTTGCCGCCCTCACCACCTGGTGGTTCTGGTGCTCTCGAAAGCGAATCCCTTTTGCCACCATCGTGCTGCAGACCCTCATTGACGTGACCCGAGCCAACCCCTCGGTTCTCGTCATCTCTGCGGTCGGAACCGTGGTCGGGGCCTGTTTCGGCACCTGGTTCTCCTTCACCATTGTCTCCATCTACGTCAAGTACGACCCAGACAACCGAAACCCGGGTTGCATGACCACCGGAGGCTCGTGCTCCAACGGCAAGCTAATTGGTCTCATTCTGTTTGCAATCTTCTGTGGCTACTATCTGACCGAGGTGATCAAGAACGtgatccacgtgaccattTCCGGCGTCTACGGCTCGTGGTACTACTGCTCCAAGTCCGACCAGGGCATGCCCAAACACGCGGCTATGAGCTCCTTCCGACGAGCAGTCACTTACTCATTGGGTTCCATCTCTCTGGGATCGTTGATTGTGTCTATCATCAACTTCATCCGCCAGATTCTTTCGGTTCTGCAGCAGGATGCCCGTCAATCCGGAGACACCCTGGCCACCGTACTGCTGTGCTTTGTACAGTGTTGTTTCGGCGTTCTGGATTGGCTTGTCACCTACTTCAATCACTACGCCTATTCGTACATTGCGCTGTATGGAAAGGCGTACGTGCCCAGTGCCAAGGCCACTTGGAAGCTCATGCAGACCCGTGGTATCGACGCAATGGTCAACGACTCTCTCATTGGCTCCGTTCTTTCTTTCGGAGCGTCCTTTGTCGCCTACGCCGCCGCTCTGGTGGCCTACTGCTTCCTCAAGTACACCGATCCCTCCTACAACTCTGGCGGCGGTTTCTACGCTCCTGTCGTTGGCCTGGCCTTTGTGATTGCTTTGCAGGTCAGCAACATTACCAACGTGTCGCTCAAGTCGGGATGCTCGACTTTTTTCCTCGCTTTGGCACGTGATCCCGAGGTTCTGCGAGTCAGTTATCCCCAGATTTACGAGGAGATTTGCCGAACCTATCCTCCTGCCCGCGACAAGCTCGACATTTGA